A single window of Nicotiana sylvestris chromosome 3, ASM39365v2, whole genome shotgun sequence DNA harbors:
- the LOC104212782 gene encoding uncharacterized protein, giving the protein MDIDATLTMEGEGNVEEELGRGKMNKKLSWQLKSPFDKEGKAVSSKADNQNTLKSSEDEKLVKKIIVLLGKEKRRGRKKEGQIDLYADDNSLRKKPYKLYHQKISSKMFFLELSDIKFVLDDKHIDIALYYLRKKECYHPRDHPFRCTTTDVLFDNYMALVYKDFSEDASDEFWCAGDNQLFLTPYVWGDSRRCGIAWTEVDKIFFPCRLPSKDDEAVTHFLLGVLDLNQKKIDVYDSIYSEPYEAGMNYMQMYARMIPHLLKFSQFDKNHKSFGNVFNKFDIRWQRSPHQTGSTNCGAFLIKFAELLMIGKDVQQF; this is encoded by the exons ATGGACATTGATGCGACTTTGACTATGGAGGGTGAAGGAAATGTTGAAGAAGAACTTGGTCGAGGTAAAATgaacaagaagttaagctggcAGTTGAAATCTCCTTTTGATAAGGAAGGAAAAGCAGTAAGTTCCAAGGCAGACAATCAAAATACTCTGAAGAGTTCAG AAGATGAAAAATTAGTGAAAAAAATCATTGTGTTGTTGGGCAAGGAGAAAAGGAGAGGTCGCAAAAAAGA gggACAAATTGATTTATATGCTGATGATAAtagtttgaggaaaaaaccatacaaattgtatcatcaaaaaatcagtagcaaaatgtttttccttgagctttcagatatcaaatttgttcttgatgataAG CATATTGACATTGCTCTCTATTATCTGAGAAAGAAGGAATGCTACCACCCTCGCGATCATCCTTTTCGATGCACAACTACTGATGTTCTTTTTGATAATTATATGGCACTTGTGTATAAAGATTTCAGTGAAGATGCTAGTGATGAGTTTTGGTGTGCTGGTGATAATCAGTTATTTCTGACACCATATGTGTGGGGGGACAGCCGTAGATGTGGAATTGCATGGACTGAGGTTGACAAAATCTTTTTTCCATGTCGGCTTCCTTCAAAAGATGATGAAGCTGTGACACACTTTTTGTTGGGAGTATTGGACTTGAATCAAAAAAAGATTGATGTATATGATTCCATATACAGTGAGCCATATGAAGCAGGAATGAACTACATGCAAATGTATGCACGCATGATCCCCCATTTGCTAAAGTTCTCACAGTTTGACAAAAATCACAAGTCTTTTGGGAATGTCTTCAACAAATTTGATATACGGTGGCAAAGATCACCACACCAAACTGGATC GACTAATTGTGGTGCATTCCTGATCAAATTTGCCGAGTTGCTGATGATTGGAAAGGACGTGCAGCAATTCTAA